A single window of Streptomyces aquilus DNA harbors:
- a CDS encoding glycosyltransferase family 39 protein: MAGIGIPMVIAAQLPPPREEFRPAVADVSVRGRVLLWAAPFALTLGLGGFGLTGPLLGRDELVTWDMASRDTGRILATLRNVDAVHGTYYLLMHGWVKLFGDSVLSLRLPSLFAVAGTAAVVALLGNRLFGYRAGILAGFLFALVPAVSRYGQEARSYALVMLAVAGATLLLLRALDRPRGPWRWAAYALALALTGLLHLIALSVVIAHLCLLAAHARRDRSLWWRAGLALTAAAATVTPLALLGRSQAGRQLYWVPAPDGWALLSLPGEVFASALCAGALIALALAARSERRAPLLLCGTWALLPPALVWAASHGEVSYFRGVYVLFTLPAWALPAGSGLAAARRSWKAAAVAVVALALLALPDQRQLRQPFEHNAPVPLDYAAAAEVIERLHRPGDAVVYDRFDSWQLDGGVRYYLPRDLELRDVFRTRTPAQIDDLYPAQCSVPELCLKGERRIWLLTQGTDFPFNAIDPAQAGALRSRYRISTSTPVTGMTVSLLERVGAAGGARQS; the protein is encoded by the coding sequence ATGGCAGGTATAGGTATTCCCATGGTCATCGCCGCGCAGCTTCCCCCGCCTCGCGAAGAATTCCGTCCCGCTGTCGCGGACGTGTCCGTGCGCGGCCGCGTGCTGCTGTGGGCGGCGCCGTTCGCCCTCACCCTGGGCCTGGGCGGCTTCGGGCTGACCGGTCCGCTGCTCGGCCGCGACGAGCTGGTCACCTGGGACATGGCCAGCCGGGACACCGGCCGGATTCTCGCCACGCTGCGCAATGTCGACGCCGTACACGGCACCTATTACCTGCTGATGCACGGATGGGTGAAGCTCTTCGGGGATTCCGTTCTTTCGCTGCGGCTTCCTTCCCTGTTCGCGGTGGCGGGGACGGCGGCCGTCGTGGCACTCCTCGGGAACCGGCTCTTCGGATATCGGGCCGGAATTCTGGCCGGGTTCCTCTTCGCGCTCGTCCCGGCCGTGAGCCGCTACGGCCAGGAAGCCCGCTCGTACGCGCTGGTGATGCTGGCCGTCGCCGGCGCCACGCTCCTGCTGCTCCGCGCCCTGGACCGGCCGCGCGGCCCCTGGCGCTGGGCCGCCTACGCGCTCGCGCTGGCCCTCACCGGGCTGCTGCACCTGATCGCGCTCTCCGTCGTGATCGCCCACCTCTGTCTGCTCGCCGCCCACGCGCGCCGCGACCGCTCCCTGTGGTGGCGGGCCGGCCTCGCCCTGACGGCGGCCGCAGCGACGGTCACCCCGCTCGCCCTGCTCGGCCGCTCCCAGGCCGGACGCCAGCTGTACTGGGTCCCGGCGCCCGACGGCTGGGCACTGCTCTCCCTCCCCGGCGAGGTCTTCGCCTCCGCGCTGTGCGCCGGAGCCCTCATCGCGCTCGCCCTGGCGGCCCGCTCGGAGCGCAGGGCACCCCTGCTGCTGTGCGGCACCTGGGCGCTGCTGCCCCCGGCCCTGGTCTGGGCCGCCTCGCACGGCGAGGTCTCCTACTTCCGCGGCGTCTACGTCCTGTTCACCCTCCCGGCCTGGGCGCTGCCGGCCGGCTCGGGGCTGGCCGCGGCCCGGCGTTCCTGGAAGGCGGCAGCGGTGGCCGTCGTGGCGCTGGCGCTGCTCGCCCTGCCGGACCAGCGGCAGCTGCGGCAGCCCTTCGAGCACAACGCCCCGGTGCCCCTCGACTACGCGGCGGCGGCCGAGGTGATCGAGCGGCTCCACCGGCCCGGGGACGCGGTCGTCTACGACCGTTTCGACAGCTGGCAGCTCGACGGTGGTGTGCGCTACTACCTGCCGCGTGACCTGGAGCTGCGGGACGTCTTTCGGACGCGGACGCCGGCCCAGATCGACGACCTCTACCCGGCCCAGTGCTCCGTCCCGGAGCTGTGTCTGAAGGGCGAGCGCCGCATCTGGCTGCTGACGCAGGGCACCGACTTCCCCTTCAACGCGATCGACCCGGCGCAGGCGGGGGCCCTGCGCAGCCGGTACAGGATCTCGACGAGCACGCCGGTGACGGGGATGACGGTGAGTCTGCTGGAGCGCGTCGGCGCGGCAGGGGGCGCCCGGCAGTCCTGA